In the genome of Myroides phaeus, one region contains:
- a CDS encoding efflux RND transporter permease subunit, translating to MQKFVQKIVSFSLKNTFIVIFGVLLLLFGGIYSYIHTPIEAFPDVTNTRARIITQWPGRSAEEIEKFITLPISKEMNTIPNKAEVRSISLFGLSVVTVLFNDEIDDFYAQQYASNRMGSVDLPEGADFEIEAPSGATGEIFRYIIKSDLPIKEVTAIQDWVIERELLSVPGIADVVSFGGEEKIYEIQINPTELVNYDLSPLDVYEAVEKSNINVGGDVIQRGDQAYVVRGVGLLDNLEDIENILIEVKGNTPILVKHVANVSIAAKPRLGQVGFQDEDDVVQGIVVMLRGENPSAVIASLKEKIADLNERILPKNVEIVPIVDRTDLVNTTVHTVTKNLVEGIILVSLIVFIFLYNWRTTFIVASVIPLAFLFAIVMLKIQGLPANLISMGALDFGLLLEGTLVIVEHVFVGLEKRAETVGMQRFNRMSKLGTIKKSASSVAGYIFFALLILIVALMPIFSFQKVEGKMFSPLAFTLGYALLGSLILSLTYVPAMCKLLLTKNIRERENVISRFFKKNIYRMFNWSYMHKKLTISIFAVILVVCGVRFHYYGSEFLPKLNEGALYIRATLPSSINLDESVRLTKEMKAIIREYDEVDFVLTQTGRPNDGTDPTGFFNIEFHTELKPQDEWKRHISKDELLEEIRVSLEKYPGVNFGFSQPIQDNVEEYVAGVKSSLVIKIFGDDLFELEKYANQVASSIKDVDGITDLNVFKNIGLPELRIALHDQKMAKYAVTTADAQAVIAMTIGGQAATTFYENERMFDVVLRFEKDYRDSAEKIEEILIPTLDGKQVPLKEIATIDYHTGPAFIYREGSSRYIGVGFSIEGRDLGSTIAEAKAKVEKEVHLPTANKMEWAGEFESKERAANQLMLVVPVSLILILVLLYFNFGNVKDTAISALTIPFAFIGGFISLWATGTIFGISAGIGFIILFGVATIDGIVLIGEMRENLRSRMPLKDAIHEGVKSRIRPVIMIALMGSMGLLPAALSNGMGSEIQKPLAIMIVGGLIICMILSFTVLPQVFYWAYKDKEKK from the coding sequence ATGCAAAAATTTGTACAGAAAATAGTTTCCTTCTCTCTTAAGAATACATTCATTGTAATTTTTGGAGTACTCTTATTGCTGTTTGGGGGAATCTATAGTTATATACACACGCCAATTGAAGCCTTTCCGGATGTAACGAATACAAGAGCTCGTATCATCACCCAATGGCCTGGCCGTAGTGCAGAAGAAATAGAAAAGTTTATTACACTACCTATTTCTAAAGAAATGAATACAATTCCTAACAAAGCAGAGGTTCGATCTATATCGCTTTTTGGTTTGTCTGTGGTTACTGTATTATTCAATGATGAGATTGACGATTTCTACGCGCAACAATATGCGTCTAACCGTATGGGAAGTGTTGACTTACCTGAGGGAGCCGACTTTGAAATTGAAGCTCCGTCTGGGGCTACGGGGGAAATCTTTAGATACATCATTAAAAGTGATTTACCTATCAAAGAAGTTACAGCTATTCAGGATTGGGTAATTGAAAGAGAACTTCTTTCAGTACCTGGTATTGCTGACGTTGTAAGTTTTGGTGGAGAAGAAAAAATCTATGAAATTCAGATTAACCCTACGGAGTTAGTGAATTATGACTTGTCGCCTTTAGACGTTTATGAAGCAGTTGAAAAAAGTAATATCAACGTAGGTGGTGATGTTATTCAACGTGGAGACCAAGCGTATGTTGTTAGAGGTGTTGGTCTTTTAGATAATTTAGAGGATATTGAGAATATCTTAATTGAGGTAAAAGGTAATACTCCTATTTTAGTTAAACACGTTGCTAACGTGTCTATTGCAGCTAAACCTCGTTTAGGACAAGTTGGTTTTCAAGATGAAGATGATGTAGTACAGGGAATTGTGGTTATGTTACGTGGAGAAAATCCAAGTGCTGTAATTGCGAGTTTAAAAGAGAAAATAGCAGACCTAAATGAGCGTATCTTACCTAAGAATGTTGAGATTGTTCCGATTGTTGATAGAACTGACTTAGTAAATACAACGGTTCACACGGTAACTAAAAACCTTGTAGAGGGAATTATCTTAGTGTCGCTTATTGTATTTATCTTTTTATACAATTGGAGAACTACGTTTATTGTTGCTTCTGTTATCCCATTAGCTTTCTTATTTGCTATTGTTATGCTTAAAATACAAGGACTTCCAGCCAACCTTATTTCTATGGGGGCTTTAGACTTTGGTTTACTATTAGAAGGAACTCTGGTGATTGTAGAACACGTGTTTGTGGGGCTCGAGAAACGTGCTGAAACCGTGGGGATGCAACGCTTTAATCGTATGTCTAAATTAGGTACTATTAAGAAAAGTGCGAGTAGCGTAGCGGGATATATCTTCTTTGCGCTTCTTATTTTGATTGTTGCCTTAATGCCTATCTTCTCTTTCCAAAAAGTGGAAGGTAAAATGTTCTCACCGCTTGCATTCACATTAGGTTATGCTTTATTAGGGTCGTTGATCTTGAGTTTAACGTATGTGCCTGCGATGTGTAAATTGCTATTAACTAAAAATATACGCGAACGCGAAAACGTTATTTCAAGATTCTTCAAAAAGAATATTTACAGAATGTTCAATTGGAGTTATATGCACAAAAAACTAACGATTTCAATCTTCGCAGTTATCCTTGTTGTTTGTGGGGTTAGATTCCATTACTACGGTTCTGAATTCTTACCTAAACTAAACGAAGGGGCTTTATATATCCGTGCTACATTACCAAGTAGTATCAACTTAGACGAGTCTGTTCGCTTGACAAAAGAAATGAAAGCGATTATTCGCGAGTATGACGAAGTTGATTTTGTATTAACGCAAACTGGTCGTCCTAATGATGGTACGGATCCAACTGGATTCTTTAATATTGAATTTCATACAGAGCTTAAACCGCAAGATGAGTGGAAACGCCATATTTCAAAAGACGAATTATTAGAGGAAATACGTGTTTCTTTAGAGAAATACCCTGGTGTAAACTTCGGGTTTAGTCAGCCAATCCAAGATAACGTTGAGGAGTATGTAGCGGGTGTTAAGAGTTCACTTGTTATCAAAATATTCGGAGACGATTTGTTTGAGCTTGAAAAATATGCTAATCAAGTGGCGAGTAGCATTAAAGATGTTGACGGAATTACAGATTTGAATGTGTTTAAAAACATTGGATTACCTGAACTTCGCATTGCTCTACACGACCAAAAGATGGCAAAATATGCGGTTACTACTGCTGATGCTCAAGCGGTAATTGCAATGACAATTGGCGGACAAGCAGCTACAACATTCTATGAAAATGAAAGAATGTTTGATGTTGTCTTGCGTTTTGAAAAAGACTATAGAGATTCTGCTGAGAAAATTGAAGAGATCTTGATTCCGACATTAGACGGAAAACAAGTACCTCTAAAAGAGATTGCAACTATTGACTACCACACTGGTCCTGCTTTTATTTATAGAGAAGGTAGTAGCAGATACATCGGTGTTGGGTTTAGCATTGAGGGACGTGATTTAGGAAGTACAATTGCTGAAGCGAAAGCGAAAGTTGAAAAAGAAGTACACTTACCTACGGCTAACAAAATGGAATGGGCTGGTGAATTTGAAAGTAAAGAGCGTGCTGCAAACCAATTGATGTTAGTGGTTCCTGTATCGCTAATCTTAATTCTTGTGTTGCTTTACTTTAACTTCGGAAATGTAAAAGATACCGCTATTTCAGCCTTGACAATTCCGTTTGCTTTCATTGGTGGATTTATATCACTTTGGGCTACTGGAACTATCTTTGGTATTTCTGCGGGTATCGGATTTATTATCTTATTCGGTGTAGCTACAATTGATGGTATTGTACTGATTGGTGAAATGCGAGAAAACCTACGCAGTAGAATGCCTCTGAAAGATGCTATTCACGAAGGGGTTAAAAGTAGAATTCGACCTGTTATTATGATTGCCCTAATGGGGTCTATGGGACTATTACCGGCTGCATTGTCAAATGGTATGGGGTCTGAAATTCAGAAACCCTTAGCGATTATGATTGTAGGTGGATTGATTATTTGTATGATATTATCCTTTACTGTCTTGCCACAGGTTTTCTACTGGGCATATAAAGACAAAGAGAAAAAATAA
- a CDS encoding efflux RND transporter periplasmic adaptor subunit: MKTIKIMPRYTLLTAALFSAFLVSCNKETKSAEQTESTSNCITASIKEGLTFEKVTLKPIEKSLTLNGYVDYNQDKTIPFTSLVDGVVTNTYFSLGDYVKKGQLLAEIKSTDLNEFYDELKSTEAELKVAQRELQSVESMFKDGIASQKELIEAQEDVNVLKSKLNSAKNNLAVFNNADHSGVFKVVAPQAGYIVTKTIATGMPIAGGEEPLFTIANLEDVWIMANVYATNMRHIEPNLEVKVSTLAYPDEYFSGKVSKMSQVFDSEERVLKARIVLENKEMKLKPGMAADIIIQLKTDKGQALAVPNNAIVFDNNQNYVVVYKDECNYEIRKITPTSKNNLYTYISEGVEENETVVTTNELLLYEQLNNSL; this comes from the coding sequence ATGAAAACAATCAAAATTATGCCAAGATATACCTTATTAACTGCTGCCCTTTTTAGTGCATTCCTTGTGAGTTGCAATAAAGAAACTAAAAGTGCTGAACAGACTGAAAGTACTTCTAACTGCATCACTGCAAGCATTAAGGAGGGACTTACTTTTGAAAAAGTAACACTTAAACCTATTGAAAAGAGTTTAACCTTAAATGGTTATGTCGATTATAATCAAGATAAAACAATTCCTTTTACAAGCCTTGTGGATGGTGTGGTTACAAACACTTACTTCTCTTTAGGTGATTATGTGAAAAAAGGACAATTGTTAGCCGAGATAAAGAGTACGGATCTAAACGAATTCTATGACGAACTAAAATCAACTGAAGCGGAATTGAAAGTAGCGCAACGCGAACTCCAATCTGTTGAGTCTATGTTTAAAGATGGAATTGCTTCTCAAAAAGAACTAATTGAGGCACAAGAGGATGTTAATGTATTGAAAAGTAAATTAAACTCTGCTAAGAATAATTTAGCTGTTTTCAATAATGCTGACCACTCTGGCGTATTCAAAGTTGTTGCCCCTCAAGCAGGATACATTGTTACAAAGACTATTGCAACAGGAATGCCTATTGCTGGTGGCGAGGAACCTTTGTTTACAATTGCCAACTTAGAGGATGTTTGGATAATGGCGAATGTGTATGCTACTAATATGAGACACATTGAGCCTAATTTAGAGGTAAAAGTTTCAACACTTGCCTACCCTGATGAATATTTCTCTGGTAAGGTATCTAAAATGTCTCAAGTTTTTGATAGTGAAGAACGTGTATTAAAAGCGCGTATCGTACTTGAAAACAAAGAAATGAAACTTAAACCGGGTATGGCGGCTGATATTATTATCCAACTAAAAACAGACAAAGGTCAAGCACTTGCTGTTCCTAATAACGCTATTGTTTTTGACAACAATCAAAACTATGTGGTTGTTTATAAGGATGAATGCAACTACGAGATTCGCAAGATAACACCTACGTCTAAAAACAACTTATATACGTATATCAGCGAGGGTGTTGAAGAAAATGAAACAGTAGTAACGACAAACGAGTTACTATTATATGAGCAATTAAACAATAGTTTATAA